One region of Campylobacter concisus genomic DNA includes:
- a CDS encoding flagellar hook-length control protein FliK, whose protein sequence is MQAYTAKNNVDLLAPAGGKKLSVSKKSQNNGEFLSMVLDAAASKANSGQKITEKDVKEIVKTVTTQKETLQKAQSESAAKISTTLEENLDENTKNELYENANFMQLLQVLEILNGNEKVSKFPNFSDKIANFLSVPENVEELSNVKSVSDLIDLAKKFDLGLENIEILNEDVPKLNEMFKNLGKKEFFTPIKTEEKPFYLKELKNEVEQTIIKNEPKEVVKLDTLLKEVVANPTNETKNLVKEEPKKLDSEVKLDDEIVDVEPEEQPKELKVKVNLHEQKAQKAPTLESLLFPEREQQKNENLESKETFNSDNKSELNQMVKDIASSAKHQLQTKAEIKETLSNFSSTLKEQVQNYKAPITRFNITLNPLNLGEVEITMVNRGNNLHVNFNSTTATMNLFLQNQAEFKNSLVNMGFTELEMNFSDQNQRQDKKEQAKNKYSSNQSDESENTQAEQSLLELVIPRYI, encoded by the coding sequence ATGCAAGCTTACACAGCGAAAAATAACGTAGATTTGCTGGCTCCTGCTGGAGGTAAAAAGCTCTCTGTTTCTAAAAAATCTCAAAACAACGGCGAATTTTTGTCTATGGTTTTAGATGCAGCTGCGAGTAAGGCAAATAGCGGCCAAAAAATCACTGAAAAAGATGTCAAAGAGATAGTAAAAACGGTTACCACTCAAAAAGAGACGCTGCAAAAAGCTCAAAGTGAAAGTGCGGCAAAAATTTCAACCACGCTTGAAGAAAATTTGGACGAAAATACAAAAAATGAGCTCTATGAAAATGCAAATTTCATGCAGCTTTTGCAAGTTTTAGAAATTCTAAATGGCAATGAAAAAGTAAGTAAATTTCCAAATTTCAGCGACAAAATAGCAAATTTCTTAAGTGTACCTGAAAACGTCGAAGAGCTTAGCAACGTTAAAAGTGTTAGCGATCTTATCGACCTTGCTAAGAAATTTGACCTTGGCCTTGAAAATATAGAAATTTTAAACGAAGATGTGCCAAAACTAAATGAGATGTTTAAAAATTTAGGTAAGAAAGAATTTTTCACACCGATAAAGACCGAAGAGAAGCCTTTTTACCTAAAAGAGCTAAAAAATGAAGTCGAGCAAACTATCATCAAAAACGAGCCAAAAGAGGTCGTAAAGCTTGATACTTTGTTAAAAGAGGTAGTGGCAAATCCAACTAATGAAACTAAAAATTTAGTAAAAGAAGAGCCTAAAAAGCTAGATAGCGAAGTAAAGCTTGATGATGAGATAGTGGATGTTGAGCCAGAGGAGCAGCCAAAAGAGCTAAAAGTAAAGGTAAATTTACACGAGCAAAAGGCGCAAAAAGCCCCAACTTTAGAGTCGCTACTCTTCCCTGAAAGAGAACAACAAAAAAATGAGAATTTAGAGAGCAAAGAGACATTTAATAGCGATAATAAATCAGAACTAAATCAAATGGTAAAAGATATCGCTAGTAGCGCCAAACACCAGCTTCAAACAAAGGCTGAGATAAAAGAGACGCTTAGTAACTTCTCTTCTACGCTAAAAGAGCAGGTTCAAAATTACAAAGCTCCGATCACTCGTTTTAACATAACGCTTAATCCTCTAAATTTAGGCGAGGTTGAGATCACGATGGTAAATCGCGGCAATAACTTACATGTAAATTTTAACTCAACTACGGCTACGATGAATCTCTTTTTACAAAATCAAGCTGAGTTTAAAAATAGCCTTGTAAATATGGGGTTTACCGAGCTTGAGATGAATTTCTCAGATCAAAATCAAAGACAAGATAAAAAAGAACAAGCAAAAAACAAATACAGCTCAAATCAAAGCGATGAGAGCGAAAACACTCAAGCGGAACAAAGCTTGCTTGAGCTAGTAATACCAAGATATATTTAG
- the dnaN gene encoding DNA polymerase III subunit beta, with the protein MKVLINKNMLESIVTNTNPYLEKRDLSAITSHIYISAKDGVLNIKATDHEIGLAYKLSNVKIVDEGYATANGKKLLDIIKSLKDEEVMLETVNNYLYIKQKNSKYKLPMYKFEDFPEFPTIEGKSKFDVDAVMLGRSLKKILPSIDSNNPKFELNGAFLDIKKDFINIVGTDTRRLSVFRFQTPTEKEFSLIIPKKAINEIQKLFFDKIEIYYDENILIAQSQNFEFFTKLINGKFPDYERVIPKEVRKRLQLSRDKMIEGIKTISMLSDTMKISFAKDNITFESVIEDNSEAKTTIDYQTGLELGDEFFIGIKNRYLLDFLTSIEDENFELGFNESSLAFVVNSKELTTVIMPINL; encoded by the coding sequence ATGAAAGTTTTAATAAACAAAAATATGCTTGAAAGCATAGTAACAAATACAAACCCATATCTTGAAAAAAGAGATCTTAGTGCTATAACTTCTCACATTTATATCTCGGCAAAAGATGGAGTTTTAAACATAAAAGCAACTGATCATGAAATAGGTCTAGCATATAAGCTAAGTAATGTAAAAATCGTTGATGAAGGTTACGCAACTGCAAATGGTAAAAAACTACTTGACATTATAAAAAGTCTAAAAGACGAAGAAGTAATGTTAGAAACTGTAAATAACTATCTTTATATAAAACAAAAAAACTCAAAATACAAACTTCCAATGTATAAATTTGAAGATTTTCCAGAGTTTCCAACGATTGAAGGTAAATCAAAATTTGACGTTGACGCTGTTATGTTAGGAAGAAGTTTAAAGAAAATTTTACCAAGTATTGATAGCAATAACCCAAAATTTGAACTAAACGGAGCTTTTCTTGATATTAAAAAAGACTTTATAAATATCGTTGGTACTGATACAAGAAGACTTAGTGTATTTAGATTTCAAACACCAACTGAAAAAGAATTTTCACTAATAATCCCTAAAAAAGCTATCAATGAAATACAAAAATTATTTTTTGACAAGATAGAAATTTACTATGATGAAAATATCTTAATCGCTCAAAGTCAAAATTTTGAATTTTTTACAAAACTTATAAATGGTAAATTTCCAGATTACGAGCGTGTAATACCAAAAGAGGTAAGAAAAAGACTTCAGCTAAGTAGAGATAAGATGATAGAAGGTATAAAAACTATCTCAATGCTAAGTGATACAATGAAAATATCTTTTGCAAAAGACAATATAACATTTGAAAGTGTTATAGAAGATAATTCTGAAGCAAAAACTACGATAGATTATCAAACTGGTTTAGAGCTTGGAGATGAATTTTTCATAGGTATAAAAAATAGATACTTGCTTGATTTCTTAACTAGTATCGAAGATGAAAATTTTGAGCTTGGATTTAATGAAAGCTCACTAGCATTTGTTGTAAATTCAAAAGAATTAACAACAGTAATAATGCCGATAAATTTATAA
- a CDS encoding flagellar hook protein FlgE: protein MRGFYNGISGIKTQSFGMDVWANNISNINNVGFKASIPEFKNLINQHMASAGSGPTNNQVGLGATKQTTALKMTNGSFQNTDNNFDLAIGGKGFFGVVDKNGRNYYTRTGSFDIDGAGNLVDNKGNLLLGTLTSFTPVTPSANALRKYGQTKGTTQAFTAKEEDLKLGDTGSQKGINLPHFLYMPAKQTKNINLKGNLDSSLITDKRTTAIDAANFNYTLDNTNKTISLNGQIPLSQTRFGAKAGDSVVVKVKDGDGKFSEFSTTLESDGSWHINNKSLKFMNFASLDVKAEVTSLVEVANKEKLSSEIYNSDGTKSLVTINFTKQIPQGGNQTTWNATATITDANGVVQNTAMGTLTFDGSGRLVTNTLTSVGNVALNFLGDGDANVYNGITSSANSKKDFVIKADGYAEGNLSKYSVDDRGNIMANFDNSRSFIVAKIALYHFQNEQGVSKVGDNLYEATPNSGEAFFYKNKAGETIYGAQILANKLEMSNVDLGQALSEVIVTQKAYEASAKSITTSDEMIQTAIQMKK from the coding sequence ATGAGAGGTTTTTACAACGGAATTAGTGGCATTAAAACACAAAGCTTTGGCATGGATGTTTGGGCAAATAATATCTCAAATATCAACAACGTAGGTTTTAAAGCTTCAATCCCTGAGTTTAAAAATTTAATTAATCAACATATGGCTTCTGCTGGAAGTGGTCCAACTAACAATCAAGTAGGTCTTGGAGCTACAAAACAAACGACAGCTTTAAAGATGACAAATGGTAGTTTTCAAAATACTGATAATAACTTTGACCTAGCTATAGGCGGTAAAGGCTTTTTTGGTGTCGTTGATAAAAATGGTAGAAATTACTACACAAGAACAGGTAGCTTCGATATAGATGGGGCTGGAAATTTAGTAGATAATAAAGGCAACTTGCTTCTTGGTACGTTAACAAGTTTTACTCCAGTCACTCCAAGTGCTAATGCTCTTAGAAAATATGGTCAGACAAAAGGTACCACGCAGGCATTTACTGCAAAAGAAGAGGATCTAAAACTAGGCGATACTGGCTCACAAAAAGGTATAAATTTACCTCATTTTTTATATATGCCAGCCAAGCAAACAAAAAATATAAATTTAAAAGGTAACCTAGACTCAAGCCTTATAACAGATAAGCGAACAACAGCCATTGATGCGGCAAATTTTAATTATACACTCGATAATACAAACAAAACTATCTCACTAAATGGACAAATTCCGCTAAGTCAGACAAGATTTGGTGCGAAAGCAGGCGATAGCGTAGTGGTAAAAGTAAAAGACGGTGATGGTAAATTTAGTGAGTTTTCAACCACACTAGAGAGCGATGGTAGCTGGCATATAAACAATAAAAGCCTAAAATTTATGAATTTTGCTAGCTTAGATGTAAAAGCCGAAGTTACATCACTAGTTGAAGTAGCTAATAAAGAAAAACTAAGCTCAGAGATATATAACAGTGATGGTACAAAGAGCTTAGTAACTATAAATTTTACAAAACAAATCCCTCAAGGTGGCAATCAAACTACCTGGAATGCCACAGCTACGATAACTGATGCTAATGGTGTTGTACAAAATACAGCTATGGGAACACTTACTTTTGATGGTAGCGGTAGGCTTGTTACAAATACATTAACAAGCGTTGGAAACGTAGCTTTAAATTTTCTTGGCGATGGAGATGCAAATGTCTATAATGGCATAACAAGCTCGGCTAATTCAAAAAAAGACTTTGTCATAAAAGCAGATGGCTACGCCGAAGGAAATCTCTCAAAATATAGCGTCGATGACCGTGGAAATATCATGGCAAATTTTGACAATTCTCGTTCATTTATAGTTGCAAAAATAGCTCTATATCACTTCCAAAATGAACAGGGCGTATCAAAAGTGGGCGATAATCTCTATGAAGCAACTCCAAATTCAGGTGAAGCATTTTTTTATAAAAATAAAGCTGGTGAGACCATTTATGGAGCGCAAATTTTAGCAAATAAACTTGAAATGAGTAATGTCGATCTTGGTCAAGCGCTAAGTGAGGTTATAGTCACACAAAAGGCTTATGAGGCTAGTGCAAAAAGTATCACAACAAGTGATGAAATGATCCAGACTGCTATTCAGATGAAGAAATAA
- the typA gene encoding translational GTPase TypA encodes MEKIRNIAVIAHVDHGKTTMVDELLKQSGTFNEHQNLGERVMDSNDIERERGITILSKNTAIRYKDTKINIIDTPGHADFGGEVERVLKMVDGVLLLVDAQEGVMPQTKFVVKKALSLGLRPIVVVNKIDKPAGDPDRVINEIFDLFVALDANDEQLEFPVVYAAAKNGYAKLKLSDENKDMQPLFETILAHVPAPSGSDENPLQLQVFTLDYDNYVGKIGIARIFNGKISKNQNVMLAKADGTKTTGRISKLIGFMGLERTDINEAGTGDIVAIAGFDALDVGDSVVDPNNPHPLDPLHIEEPTLSVVFSVNDGPLAGTEGKHVTSNKIDERLANEMKTNIAMKYENIGEGKFKVSGRGELQITILAENMRREGYEFLLGRPEVIVKEINGVKCEPYELLVIDAPDDTTGTVIEKLGKRKAEMVSMNPTGDGQTRIEFEIPARGLIGFRSQFLTDTKGEGVMNHSFLEFRPLSGTVEHRTNGALVSMENGVTLAYSLFNLQDRGALFLDPQAKVYVGMIIGEHSRPNDLDVNPIKGKNLTNVRASGSDDAIKLVPPRKLSLERALEWIEDDELVEVTPINIRVRKRYLDPTERKRKAKL; translated from the coding sequence TTGGAAAAGATACGAAATATAGCCGTTATCGCGCACGTCGACCACGGTAAGACAACAATGGTTGATGAGCTTTTAAAACAGTCAGGAACATTTAATGAGCATCAAAACCTTGGCGAGCGTGTAATGGATAGCAACGATATCGAAAGAGAGCGTGGTATCACGATCCTTTCTAAAAACACTGCTATTCGCTACAAAGATACAAAGATCAACATCATCGACACTCCGGGCCACGCCGACTTTGGTGGTGAGGTTGAGCGTGTTCTTAAGATGGTTGATGGCGTTTTACTACTTGTCGATGCGCAAGAAGGCGTTATGCCACAAACTAAATTCGTCGTCAAAAAGGCGCTTTCACTAGGGCTTCGTCCAATTGTTGTCGTAAATAAGATAGATAAACCTGCAGGCGATCCAGACCGCGTTATAAATGAAATTTTTGACCTTTTTGTCGCACTTGACGCAAACGACGAGCAGCTAGAGTTTCCAGTCGTTTATGCAGCTGCTAAAAATGGCTACGCAAAGCTAAAACTAAGCGATGAAAACAAAGATATGCAGCCACTTTTTGAAACTATCCTAGCTCATGTGCCAGCTCCAAGTGGCAGCGACGAGAACCCACTTCAGCTTCAAGTTTTCACGCTTGATTATGACAACTACGTCGGCAAGATCGGTATTGCAAGAATTTTTAATGGCAAAATATCTAAAAACCAAAACGTCATGCTTGCAAAGGCTGATGGCACAAAGACAACTGGTAGAATTTCAAAGTTAATTGGCTTTATGGGTCTTGAAAGAACCGATATTAACGAAGCTGGTACTGGTGACATCGTAGCGATCGCTGGCTTTGATGCGCTTGACGTTGGCGATAGCGTCGTTGATCCAAATAATCCTCATCCACTAGATCCTCTTCACATCGAAGAGCCAACACTTAGCGTTGTATTTTCTGTAAATGACGGCCCATTAGCAGGCACTGAGGGTAAACACGTCACATCAAATAAGATCGATGAGCGCCTTGCAAACGAGATGAAGACAAATATCGCGATGAAATACGAAAACATCGGCGAGGGCAAATTTAAAGTAAGTGGCCGTGGCGAGCTTCAGATTACTATTTTGGCTGAAAATATGCGCCGTGAGGGGTATGAATTTTTACTTGGCAGACCTGAGGTTATAGTAAAAGAGATAAACGGCGTAAAATGCGAGCCATATGAGCTTTTGGTTATCGATGCGCCCGATGATACGACAGGCACAGTCATAGAAAAACTAGGCAAAAGAAAGGCTGAAATGGTCTCTATGAACCCAACAGGGGACGGCCAAACAAGGATCGAGTTTGAGATCCCAGCGCGCGGACTTATCGGCTTTAGAAGCCAGTTTTTGACTGATACAAAAGGCGAGGGCGTTATGAACCACAGCTTTTTGGAGTTTAGACCACTTAGTGGAACCGTCGAGCACAGAACAAATGGCGCACTAGTTTCTATGGAAAACGGCGTAACGCTTGCCTATTCGCTATTTAACTTACAAGATCGTGGCGCGCTTTTCCTTGATCCGCAAGCAAAAGTTTATGTGGGTATGATCATCGGTGAGCACAGCCGTCCAAACGATCTTGACGTAAATCCTATCAAGGGTAAAAACCTAACAAACGTGCGTGCAAGCGGTAGCGACGATGCGATCAAGCTTGTCCCACCTAGAAAGCTAAGCCTTGAGCGCGCGCTAGAGTGGATAGAAGATGACGAGCTAGTCGAGGTTACGCCTATAAATATTCGCGTTCGCAAGCGCTATTTAGACCCAACAGAGCGCAAAAGAAAAGCAAAACTCTAA
- the gyrB gene encoding DNA topoisomerase (ATP-hydrolyzing) subunit B: protein MENNYGAENIKVLKGLEAVRKRPGMYIGDTNISGLHHMIYEVVDNSIDEAMAGYCDTIDVELTREGSAIISDNGRGIPVDMHPTEKISAATVVLTVLHAGGKFDKDTYKVSGGLHGVGVSVVNALSKKLVVNIKRDGKLHRQEFAKGIPQSDLEVIKTTNRTGTQVEFWPDDSIFEVTEFDDEILVKRFRELAYLNPKITINFKDQRNGRSESFHFEGGLESFVTDMNKANAVSKAVSFSGGEDDVLVDFALLYNDTYSENLLSFVNNIKTPDGGTHEAGFRAGLTRVITNYVQANAAAREKDTKITGEDIREGLIAVVSVKVPEPQFEGQTKGKLGSSYVKPIVQKMVFDVLTKYFEENPIEARAIMDKALMAARGREAAKKARDLTRKKESMSVGTLPGKLADCQSKDPVISELYLVEGDSAGGSAKQGRDRVFQAILPLKGKILNVEKARLDKILKSDEIKNMITALGCGIGDEFDAEKLRYHKIIIMTDADVDGSHIQTLLLTFFFRFLNKVVENGHIYLAQPPLYRYKKGKKEIYLKDEKALNEFLIETGIEGVDIEGIGSADLIDFLKIVAAYRSVLKELEKRFNVLSAIRYMIENPDIVSKSYNEIFEILKNFLKAEGHNILNHYVSDDEVRIYVQTESGLEELIVNENLFTNPLYEEALYISQKIKERGLDLHSDVIDVLDEVEKNAKKGAYIQRYKGLGEMNPEQLWETTMNPENRRLLKIDINDAISASDTFNLFMGDEVEPRRNYIQDHAKDVKHLDI from the coding sequence ATGGAAAATAATTACGGCGCAGAAAATATCAAAGTACTAAAAGGGCTTGAAGCGGTCAGGAAACGCCCAGGCATGTATATAGGCGATACTAACATAAGTGGTCTTCACCATATGATCTACGAAGTAGTTGATAACTCTATCGACGAAGCGATGGCAGGATACTGCGATACGATAGATGTTGAGCTTACACGTGAGGGATCAGCGATCATTAGCGATAATGGCCGTGGTATCCCAGTGGATATGCACCCAACTGAAAAAATTTCAGCTGCGACTGTTGTTTTAACTGTGCTTCACGCTGGTGGTAAATTTGACAAGGACACTTATAAGGTCTCAGGCGGTCTTCACGGCGTTGGTGTATCTGTCGTAAATGCCCTTTCTAAAAAGCTAGTCGTAAATATCAAGCGTGATGGCAAGCTTCACAGACAAGAATTTGCAAAAGGTATCCCACAAAGCGATCTTGAAGTCATAAAAACTACAAACCGTACAGGCACGCAAGTCGAGTTTTGGCCAGATGATAGCATATTTGAAGTGACTGAATTTGACGATGAAATTTTAGTAAAAAGATTTCGCGAACTAGCATATCTAAACCCAAAGATAACTATAAATTTCAAAGATCAAAGAAATGGCAGAAGCGAGAGCTTTCATTTTGAGGGCGGACTTGAGAGCTTTGTAACTGATATGAACAAGGCAAATGCTGTCAGTAAAGCGGTCTCATTTAGCGGTGGTGAAGATGACGTACTTGTTGATTTTGCACTACTTTACAACGACACTTATAGTGAAAATTTACTAAGCTTTGTAAATAACATCAAAACTCCAGATGGTGGTACACATGAGGCTGGATTTAGAGCAGGCCTTACAAGAGTTATCACAAACTACGTTCAAGCAAATGCTGCTGCACGTGAAAAAGATACAAAGATAACTGGCGAAGATATCCGCGAGGGACTTATCGCAGTTGTTAGTGTAAAAGTGCCAGAGCCGCAGTTTGAGGGACAAACAAAGGGTAAACTAGGCTCAAGCTATGTAAAACCTATCGTTCAAAAGATGGTTTTTGATGTGCTTACAAAGTATTTTGAAGAAAATCCTATCGAAGCAAGAGCGATAATGGATAAAGCTCTAATGGCAGCTCGTGGTAGAGAAGCCGCTAAAAAAGCTAGGGATCTAACTCGCAAAAAAGAGAGCATGAGTGTAGGCACACTTCCTGGCAAACTAGCTGATTGTCAGAGTAAAGACCCAGTAATTAGCGAGCTATACCTAGTGGAGGGCGACTCTGCGGGCGGTTCTGCAAAGCAAGGACGTGATAGGGTTTTTCAAGCGATATTGCCGCTTAAGGGTAAAATTCTAAATGTTGAAAAGGCAAGACTGGATAAAATTTTAAAGTCTGATGAGATAAAAAATATGATAACAGCGCTAGGGTGTGGCATCGGAGATGAATTTGACGCTGAGAAGCTTAGATATCATAAGATCATCATCATGACCGATGCCGACGTCGATGGTAGCCACATTCAGACGCTACTTTTAACTTTCTTCTTTAGATTTTTAAATAAAGTTGTAGAAAATGGCCACATTTACCTAGCTCAGCCGCCACTTTACCGATATAAAAAAGGTAAGAAAGAAATTTATCTAAAAGATGAAAAGGCATTAAACGAATTTCTTATCGAAACTGGCATAGAAGGTGTTGATATAGAGGGTATCGGAAGTGCTGATTTGATTGATTTCTTAAAGATCGTTGCAGCTTATAGAAGCGTCTTAAAAGAGCTTGAAAAACGCTTTAACGTCCTTTCGGCGATCCGCTATATGATAGAAAATCCAGACATCGTCTCAAAAAGCTACAATGAAATTTTTGAAATTTTAAAGAATTTCTTAAAAGCTGAGGGTCACAACATTCTAAACCACTACGTTAGCGATGATGAGGTTAGAATTTATGTCCAAACTGAAAGCGGCCTAGAAGAGCTTATAGTAAATGAAAATTTATTCACAAATCCACTTTACGAAGAGGCACTTTATATCAGCCAAAAGATAAAAGAGCGCGGCCTAGACTTGCATAGTGACGTTATAGACGTACTTGATGAAGTAGAGAAAAATGCTAAAAAAGGTGCATATATCCAGCGCTACAAAGGTCTTGGTGAGATGAACCCTGAGCAGCTTTGGGAGACTACGATGAACCCTGAGAACAGAAGACTTTTAAAGATCGATATAAATGACGCTATAAGTGCTTCTGATACGTTTAATCTCTTCATGGGCGATGAGGTCGAGCCAAGAAGAAACTACATCCAAGATCACGCAAAAGACGTTAAACACTTGGATATTTAA
- a CDS encoding HD domain-containing protein: MISAKLIEHIFKAASISRWNDYPKMTNLVELDKQAHKFIIAYFIAKQEQDADMNYIIEAGIFEFLSRVVVTDIRPDVFHHIQKTKKEQINSWVLSNLDSLISDIENGEFLERFKSYFKSDKKHEKERLILKAASYLATRWEFSIVYQTSQFLSDIDELKAKVEEEMEDYYELIGVRKIAMNQKLARLVDLSGRLRFQKRWAQTPRIPETAVLGHMLVVAILSYFYSLKVKACKKRLENNFFCALFHDLPESLTRDIISPVKYGVKGLNEIISEYEMRLIDERILPFVPEKIKDEFSYILGIRKDGEKFIKDEFENRTYERKIICHEGTMENVNEDKFNPIDGKALKYCDKLSAYIEAGISISYGVKSKELTDGFNNMYKFFSEKPKIDGVDFLEICDDFNGHFGLERPPLR; encoded by the coding sequence ATGATAAGTGCTAAGCTTATAGAACATATCTTTAAAGCAGCATCTATATCACGTTGGAACGACTATCCAAAGATGACAAATTTAGTAGAGCTTGATAAGCAAGCTCATAAATTTATCATCGCTTATTTCATAGCAAAACAAGAGCAAGACGCCGATATGAACTATATCATTGAGGCTGGAATTTTTGAGTTTTTAAGTAGGGTCGTAGTCACAGACATACGTCCAGACGTCTTTCACCACATCCAAAAGACAAAAAAAGAGCAGATAAATAGCTGGGTTTTAAGTAATCTTGATAGCCTTATTTCAGATATTGAAAATGGCGAGTTCTTAGAGAGATTTAAAAGTTATTTTAAAAGTGATAAAAAGCATGAAAAAGAACGCCTAATCCTAAAAGCAGCCAGCTATCTTGCCACTAGGTGGGAATTTTCTATCGTCTATCAAACAAGCCAGTTTTTAAGCGACATCGACGAGCTTAAGGCGAAGGTTGAGGAGGAGATGGAGGATTATTACGAGCTAATTGGCGTTAGAAAGATCGCTATGAATCAAAAATTAGCCCGCCTTGTTGATCTAAGTGGTAGGCTAAGGTTTCAAAAACGCTGGGCGCAAACGCCTCGTATCCCTGAAACTGCGGTCTTAGGACATATGCTAGTAGTCGCGATACTTAGCTATTTTTATTCACTCAAAGTAAAAGCTTGCAAAAAACGCCTAGAAAATAACTTCTTTTGCGCGCTATTTCACGATCTGCCAGAGAGCCTTACAAGGGATATCATAAGCCCTGTAAAATACGGCGTAAAAGGGCTAAATGAGATCATCAGCGAGTATGAGATGAGGCTTATTGATGAGAGGATTTTGCCATTTGTACCAGAAAAGATCAAAGATGAGTTTAGCTACATCCTTGGCATCAGAAAAGATGGCGAGAAATTTATAAAAGATGAGTTTGAAAATAGAACTTATGAGCGTAAGATCATCTGCCACGAAGGGACTATGGAAAACGTAAATGAGGATAAATTTAACCCAATCGATGGCAAAGCACTAAAATACTGCGACAAACTCTCAGCCTACATTGAAGCTGGAATTTCTATAAGCTACGGTGTCAAGTCAAAAGAGCTAACTGACGGCTTTAATAATATGTATAAATTTTTTAGCGAAAAACCTAAGATCGACGGAGTGGATTTTTTAGAAATTTGTGATGATTTTAATGGACATTTTGGTTTAGAAAGACCCCCTCTCAGATAA
- a CDS encoding flagellar basal body rod modification protein, giving the protein MASVSDITTQTTQQKNAEKKAKAKQDAAAGTGTNPNAQLDKDAFMKLLLTELQYQDPTSPMDTEKMLTQTSQLASLEMQQNTNSAMKELVNQLKSNANAYAISALGKMASTGSNSVLLTDEQKTVNFALYFKSDLANGKLEIKNANGEVVRSIDIKDLKSGVRRISWDGKDDSGKQLPNGAYTVSVNYTGKDGNSYKTQVGSYPVEAVKFVDGKAMIKIAGEYVPMDKISEFYEG; this is encoded by the coding sequence ATGGCTTCAGTTTCAGATATAACTACACAAACAACTCAACAAAAAAACGCCGAGAAAAAGGCAAAAGCAAAGCAAGATGCGGCAGCTGGCACAGGAACTAACCCAAATGCGCAGCTAGATAAAGATGCATTTATGAAGCTACTTTTAACAGAGCTTCAGTATCAAGACCCAACAAGTCCTATGGATACTGAAAAGATGCTTACGCAAACTAGCCAACTGGCATCACTAGAGATGCAACAAAATACAAACTCAGCTATGAAAGAGCTTGTAAATCAATTAAAATCAAATGCAAATGCCTACGCCATATCAGCTCTTGGCAAAATGGCCTCAACTGGTTCAAACTCAGTTTTACTAACAGATGAGCAAAAAACTGTAAATTTTGCACTTTATTTTAAATCAGATCTTGCAAATGGTAAGCTCGAAATTAAAAATGCAAATGGAGAGGTCGTTCGTTCAATCGATATAAAAGATCTAAAATCAGGAGTTCGCAGAATATCTTGGGATGGCAAAGATGATTCTGGAAAACAATTACCAAATGGTGCATATACAGTCTCTGTTAATTACACTGGAAAAGATGGTAATTCATACAAGACTCAAGTAGGTAGCTATCCAGTCGAGGCAGTAAAATTTGTAGACGGCAAAGCTATGATAAAAATCGCAGGCGAATATGTCCCAATGGATAAAATATCTGAATTTTACGAAGGATAA
- the queF gene encoding preQ(1) synthase: MSEEMKYGEKILKEFDVESDLEVWENKQTRDYVIKITLPEFCCLCPRSGYPDFATIYLEYIPNKLVVELKAIKLYINSFMNRNISHEDSINEIYSVLEKKLEPKFMKIVGDFNPRGNVHTVIEISSDLVVKKPAEEKEYAPRSRERSFSDKPRERRSTGDRGSRGNRDDKFKKDDKPRRSSNKEGFRKISYADDKKPKVVKKDK; this comes from the coding sequence ATGAGCGAAGAGATGAAATACGGCGAGAAAATTTTAAAAGAATTTGACGTAGAGAGTGACCTTGAGGTCTGGGAAAATAAGCAAACAAGGGACTATGTCATAAAGATCACTCTGCCTGAGTTTTGCTGCCTTTGCCCTCGCTCTGGTTATCCTGACTTTGCCACAATCTATCTTGAGTATATTCCAAATAAGCTAGTTGTCGAGCTAAAAGCGATAAAGCTTTATATAAATAGCTTTATGAACCGCAACATCAGCCACGAAGATAGTATAAATGAAATTTACTCTGTTTTAGAGAAAAAGCTTGAGCCTAAATTTATGAAGATAGTTGGCGACTTTAACCCACGTGGAAATGTCCATACGGTTATCGAGATCAGCTCTGATCTAGTGGTAAAAAAGCCAGCTGAAGAGAAAGAATACGCTCCAAGAAGTAGGGAGAGAAGCTTTAGTGACAAGCCACGTGAGAGACGAAGTACAGGTGATCGTGGTAGCAGGGGCAACAGAGATGATAAATTTAAAAAAGATGATAAGCCAAGAAGAAGCTCAAACAAAGAGGGCTTTAGAAAAATAAGCTACGCTGATGATAAGAAGCCAAAAGTAGTCAAAAAGGATAAATAA